A region from the Linepithema humile isolate Giens D197 chromosome 1, Lhum_UNIL_v1.0, whole genome shotgun sequence genome encodes:
- the LOC105674463 gene encoding pyrimidodiazepine synthase-like, with product MSSLHLANGSEKPPEVEGQARLYSMKYCPFAHRIRLILTLKQIPHDIVNINLQNKPEWYLQVHSEGKVPAYVDADGTVITDSTEIANYLDQKYPEPPLYNNETKTRDLELLDHYSKIITTFSNCIHGKDKRQFEEILTEVMDNLQEFEEELGVRKTIFFGGSNPGMLDILIWPWFERAKALTILYKRRASLDKERFPNLMEWVEEMKDVPFVLQHRCPYEKFAKVIEATKKGNVDYDNI from the exons ATGAGTTCCTTGCATTTAGCAAATG GCTCCGAAAAGCCACCGGAAGTGGAAGGCCAGGCACGTTTGTACAGTATGAAATATTGTCCTTTCGCTCACAGAATACGACTTATACTTACTCTGAAGCAGATACCTCATGATATTGTCAACATTAACTTGCAGAATAAACCAGAATGGTATCTTCAA gtACATTCGGAAGGCAAAGTACCAGCTTATGTTGATGCAGATGGAACTGTAATAACAGATTCTACTGAAATAGCAAATTATTTGGATCAGAAGTATCCTGAACCTCCTTTATACAATAATGAGACAAAAACTCGTGATTTGGAGTTATTGGATCATTATTCTAAG ATTATAACTACTTTTTCAAATTGCATACATGGCAAGGACAAGAGGCAATTTGAAGAGATTTTAACCGAAGTAATGGACAATTTACAAGAGTTTGAAGAAGAACTTGGTGTACGCAAGACAATCTTTTTTGGAG gaaGTAATCCTGGTATGCTGGACATTTTAATATGGCCTTGGTTTGAACGTGCTAAAGCTCTAACTATACTTTACAAACGGCGTGCGAGTCTTGACAAAGAGAGATTTCCTAATCTT ATGGAATGGGTTGAGGAAATGAAAGATGTGCCATTTGTTCTGCAACATAGATGTCCATATGAAAAGTTTGCAAAAGTCATAGAAGCTACAAAAAAAGGGAACGTTGATTATGACAATATTTAA